From a region of the Candidatus Gracilibacteria bacterium genome:
- a CDS encoding class I SAM-dependent methyltransferase, translating to MYGIIFFVIIVSLAISGYSMAPWVPTRKKDIKRVTDIVILQDGEKFLEVGAGDARISAAIARKYPNNSIVGIEMAFPIYFMALIRKYISGPKNMKLKLANAFKEDFGNYHAIYVFGMPDKMQKKIVPKFLKEAKSGAKLYSYVFSIPEEWRENTMSYGEENEAKIHVLEKI from the coding sequence ATGTATGGGATTATATTTTTTGTGATTATCGTTTCACTGGCCATTTCTGGATATTCTATGGCACCTTGGGTTCCAACAAGAAAAAAAGATATAAAAAGAGTTACAGATATTGTGATACTACAAGATTGAGAGAAGTTTTTAGAAGTTTGAGCTTGAGATGCTCGTATATCAGCTGCTATTGCTCGTAAATATCCTAACAACAGTATAGTCGGAATAGAAATGGCCTTTCCAATATACTTCATGGCCCTGATTAGAAAATACATAAGTGGACCAAAAAATATGAAACTCAAACTCGCAAATGCCTTTAAAGAAGATTTTTGAAACTATCATGCTATATATGTATTTGGTATGCCAGATAAGATGCAGAAAAAAATAGTACCAAAATTTCTCAAAGAAGCAAAATCTTGAGCAAAGCTGTATTCGTATGTCTTTTCTATTCCTGAAGAATGGAGAGAAAATACTATGAGCTATGGGGAAGAAAATGAAGCAAAAATACATGTTTTAGAAAAAATATAA
- the glmS gene encoding glutamine--fructose-6-phosphate transaminase (isomerizing) — MCGIFAYTGTKDCREMLVNGLKMLEYRGYDSAGIVAISSSSDIFLEKAVGRVSALASKVDASKSDTKKYTSGIAHTRWATHGGVTVENTHPHISTNKRFYVVHNGIIENYKELKKSLSETYSFYSQTDTEVIAKLVESLFDGNLKSTMEKVSKKLVGAYSLAVIDSENPGTIVGIKLGSPLIVGKGTDGVYISSDINALSSLAESFSILEDNEMVVIQEGEYSIFMSGHLVERAAEEVQEGQKIDELGDFTSYTEKEIFDIPSVLENVWSGRIDFTNMSIHNETLEELSDLDIERICIISSGSSYYAGDIGSYFFRKFSGISASAVISSEFLSDVFLPDSKTLYVFLSQSGETADVRESMKIVKAKGCMTFGIVNVVGSTIARMADLGLYSHAGVEVGVASTKNVIAQVGVLLMMSISLGLKKDLQISEARGIIAELASLPDKISQTLMQGPHIKELAKKYSSFNDMFVLGRNYFYPVAGEASLKIKELSYIHSESYSAGELKHGPLALVSKDFPTLVFNPMGKFYAKTISNIQEVSARKGPILGIISSNDTHKELYSDMIELPETSELLSVFTGLVSSYLFALYLAEVLGRDVDKPRNLAKSVTVE; from the coding sequence ATGTGCTGAATATTTGCTTATACTGGGACAAAGGATTGTAGAGAGATGCTTGTAAACGGTTTAAAAATGCTTGAATATCGTGGCTATGATAGTGCAGGAATAGTCGCAATAAGTTCATCGAGTGATATATTTTTGGAAAAAGCTGTTTGAAGGGTCTCTGCTCTGGCCTCTAAAGTTGACGCATCTAAGTCAGACACTAAAAAATATACAAGTTGAATCGCACACACTCGGTGGGCAACGCATGGTGGAGTGACCGTTGAAAACACTCATCCACATATATCTACAAACAAGAGATTTTATGTTGTTCACAACTGAATTATTGAAAATTACAAAGAACTGAAGAAATCACTCAGTGAAACCTATAGTTTTTATTCTCAAACAGATACAGAGGTTATTGCTAAGCTGGTTGAGTCACTTTTTGATGGAAACCTAAAGTCTACGATGGAAAAAGTATCTAAAAAACTGGTAGGTGCGTATTCACTTGCAGTGATTGATTCAGAGAATCCGTGAACTATTGTGGGGATAAAACTTGGAAGTCCACTCATAGTTGGAAAGGGAACAGATTGAGTCTATATTTCAAGTGATATAAATGCACTTTCAAGTTTAGCAGAGAGTTTTAGTATTCTGGAAGATAATGAAATGGTAGTCATTCAAGAATGAGAGTATTCAATATTTATGTCAGGTCACCTGGTAGAAAGAGCAGCAGAAGAAGTACAGGAAGGCCAAAAAATTGATGAGCTATGAGATTTTACGAGTTATACTGAAAAAGAAATTTTCGATATTCCAAGTGTTCTTGAAAATGTATGGAGCTGAAGAATCGATTTTACAAATATGTCGATTCATAATGAAACTCTGGAGGAACTCTCTGATTTAGATATTGAGAGAATATGTATAATTTCATCTGGTTCGAGTTATTATGCTGGTGATATCGGTTCATATTTTTTTAGAAAATTTTCTGGTATTTCTGCAAGTGCCGTTATATCCAGTGAGTTTTTGTCTGATGTATTTCTTCCAGACAGTAAAACACTTTATGTATTTCTTAGTCAATCAGGAGAAACAGCAGATGTAAGAGAATCTATGAAAATCGTCAAAGCAAAATGATGTATGACCTTTGGAATAGTAAATGTAGTTGGTTCAACGATAGCTCGAATGGCAGACCTTGGGCTTTATTCTCATGCGGGAGTTGAAGTTGGAGTTGCCAGTACAAAAAATGTTATAGCACAAGTATGAGTGCTTCTTATGATGTCAATCAGCCTAGGTCTTAAAAAAGATTTACAAATATCTGAAGCAAGGGGAATAATTGCCGAGTTAGCAAGTCTTCCAGATAAAATATCGCAAACTCTTATGCAAGGTCCGCACATAAAAGAACTAGCTAAAAAATATTCATCGTTTAATGATATGTTTGTGCTTGGAAGAAACTATTTCTACCCAGTTGCTGGTGAAGCTTCACTTAAAATCAAAGAACTCTCCTACATTCACTCTGAGAGTTACTCAGCTTGAGAGCTGAAACACGGACCACTTGCACTGGTGAGTAAAGATTTTCCAACACTCGTATTTAATCCTATGGGAAAATTTTACGCAAAAACTATTTCTAATATTCAAGAAGTTTCAGCAAGAAAAGGTCCAATACTTGGAATTATTTCCTCAAATGACACTCACAAGGAACTCTATTCA